Sequence from the Panicum virgatum strain AP13 chromosome 5N, P.virgatum_v5, whole genome shotgun sequence genome:
CGATAAGGGTAGGACCATCCCAATTGTCAAGCAGCTCATGAAGCTCTGTAATGAACTCGAGCTTGCCCTCGTCATACGCAGACCCATACACAACAATAAACCTCCAAATAAAGCCATCTACAATGTTTTTAACCATAGCAGAaatatcatattttttattttgccaGCAGATAACCTCAAActtcctatcatcaaaccccaCCAGGATACCCCCAGCAGTACCATTGGCAGGGAGAGAATGCCAATTAAAGTGGCAGTTGACAGCTTTTAAAAAGCTCTCACTAAAGTTCTCTTTCTTGGTTTCCTGGAAACCAACAAAATCTAAATTCTGATCCTGAATAAAGTCAGATATACACTTAAGTTTGCCAGCCTTATTCAGGCCTCTAACATTCCAAACTGCACCTATCATTGCTAACAGATTTATTAATTATTCTTTCCTCAGAAACCACCTTAGACCAGGATCTGCCCTCTCGACAAGCTGGTCCTTTTAAAGGAGCAGCATTAGGTGAAAGAGGAGGGAAGTCCAAGGAGCAGCATTAGGTGAAAGAGGAGGGAAGTCCTCAGCATTGGACTTCAAGTCCAAGTTAGCAGGAAGATTAATCTCAGGATTATTGGTTTCAAAAACCAGCCTTTGTTCTAATTTATTCAGTTTTAAAGCATCAATATTATTATTGATCATAGTAATGTCAGACCCCAATTTTAAATTCACTTTAGATGCTACTCTATTTAAGAGATCATTAGAAAGAGAGGCAAAGGGTTTACCAGGTTTAATATCAGTCTCAAGGTTTTTGTACTTGGTGAATTCCGCTGCTCTCTGAGAGATTGTCCTCCCATCATCAGGAAATCTTCTAGGTCTATCTATCCTCTGGATAGGTCCCCAGTTGGTCTTCTTTTTCTTAGGCACTGGAGCTTCCTTGGGCACCTCAACCTCTATCTCAGGATCTGAGGTCACCATCTGATCATTGCTTGACACACCAGCATCAGCCAAGAAAGTTTGCTCAATCACAGCCTCCATCTCTTCTTCATCAGAATCCTCTAATTCCATAGTTCTTAGGAAGAAGGAACATTCAGCATCAGTTGACCCATTTTCAGCCAATTTCATCAGGTTCTCCCATCCAGAATGTGGGTCTGAGTCATCTGCAATTCTCTTTTGTTTTAGGCCACCTTTGCTGTAGTCAGAGGATACCATTTGGCATTGTGGCGAAGGAGTTATCTCCCCATTCTTGGCAAAACTAGATTTAAAATCTGATGACCCAGGGTTAAAGCCTTTGTCACCAGCCTCAGAATCAGACTGTGGAGTAGAGTCCAGTGTTTTCCTTGCTGTCATCAAATGACATAATAACTGGCTCTGGTTCAAACCATCAATTGCAGCACTGCTCAAAACAGTCTTAGCCCCAGACCTAGCTTCACTCATTCTGTTACCAGGGGTGTTTTGTCCAGCATTTTGGTCGGGGTTGGCAAAATTGTCAAGAACCATCTGGTATTTTCCTTTCGGGTCATCATCCAAATCATCAGCTTCGTCATCGTCTTCTCCATTGTCTCTATCATTCCTTTtgtcatcattatcatcattgtTGTCACCTCCAGTTTTAGGTTGTGGTGGGTTCTCCTCCACTTCAAAGGAAATTATGAACAATTTTTTACACATCTCGTAGAGCCTTTCAGCTGGGATTTTTCTTGCATCTCTGCATGCTACTTTGACCCTCACCACTTCATAGAAAGACTTAAACAAGGTCGACCAATCAACCTCCACCATCAGACCAAAACCAGAGGCAATCTGAGCAAAAACTTTCCAGTGGCACCATTTTGGAGGGATCCCCCTCATCTGAATCCACACCTCTTGCAGCTCACTGAAAGGGTCAAGGTCACCTACCCACTCCAAGACTTCCACTTGTACACCTTCCTCAGGTTGAAGGATGGGTAGTTTTTGATGTCTGCAACTTTCTTGTGTGGAGGGAACCTGACAAGAAACTTACCAGCATCCAATTCCCTAATCTGCCAGGGCCAGTCCTTGCAATAGATTTCAGATAGTTCAATCTCCAGCTCAGACAGTGTGATCTGACCAGATTTAACCTGGACAACACCACAGTTGTTCATATTCAGCCACTGAGTAGACTCTAGATCAGGCACTTCCACATGTAAGAACCCAAGGCCTTGGCTAGCACTCCCCATATACATAGCCATTGGGTGGCTGGATTTCCACAGAGGACAGGCAGTCATATGGTGTCCCGGTACCGCACACATGAAGCAGATTTTAGGCTtagtgcagatcccaacaaaatgCGGCGATAGGTACCTTCTGCTGACGTTGCGGCGGCTGCCTTCTTGTTGCTTGAAGTGGCGGAGGTTGGGGCTGGGGAGCTCGATTGGCAGGCGGCTGCTGTCCTTGGCGCTGATTTGGGTGGAACTGAGGAGGGCCCCCCCGACCTTGATCCTGGCGCGGCTGAgggggctgctgctgcggctgtaGAGGTGGCGGTGCAGGGCGGTTCGGAGGGGGGCGGGGGAACCCCTGGTAGCGCTTGGGTGGAGGTTGGGGCTGCCATACCCAGCGCCCCTTTTCCCGCTCCGTCATCGGCCGACGCCGGAGGATCTCCGCGTACGTGCTCCTACCGGTCTTCTGCGCCCACAGATCTCGAGAGAAACTGATCCGCGTTGGAGGACCTTCGAATCGATCAGAGCGGAGGACCGGGTAGCAATCGTCAGCACCAAACGCTTTCGATTGAACCAGCTCTTTCCGAATCCAAACAAGCACCCCTCTCGAATTTGGGGTTGGAGGAACCCTAGGGCGAGCGGTGGGGGAAGGGATGGCCCATAATTGACCGAAGTGTTCTTCGATCTGTTCTTCCTCGCGCTGAAATCGAtcctccctcccccctcctTCCACCTGATCCAACGTCTCAGCACGCACCAGGTGGCGCGTGATGGGTGGGTAGGATCTGACGGGTGGGGACGAGCAGGAAGTGTCCGACGTGGGCGCTCCAGGGAGACCCACCCGCCATGGTGGAGGGCCCGGGGGCGCAACTTCAGCGGGGGAaacccccgccggcggcgagcccacCGGCCGCGACGCCGGAGAGACCTCCGGGGAAGTCGCCGAAGGAGACGCCATCCTCCTCGCTGGGAACATATCTGTCGTGGATTCAGAATATGCCCTTACTGAGTTACTGTCCCTCACCCGCTCTTTTTGGGTCGTGTCAGTTAGTGATTGGGGATACTTGATGCGCCTGTACTATCTGATGATTTAGGTGTGGCTTCCAGTAACGATTGGTTCGAGCTAGATCTCATCTTTGCCGATAGTTTATGTAGCTGCGTTGATGTCTAATTGTGTATGAAATATGAAGTGGAGTACTTGCTACACGGGATTCTGATTTCCCCTAAAAAGATTTGATGATAGATGGTGTTACAGGTTCAGAACTATGTACGAATCGACTTGTATTCAATGCATGCCAGTGCTAGGTTTTCACCATGGTCGGACACATGGATCTTTTGATTGAAGTGATAATAAATTTACCACACTTCCAGCGGAACATCTGCACATTCTTTTACATGCATTAAATGATAAATTTGATGAAGGTCGTTTAATTTTAATCTATTATATTGAAGTTCaggcatgtttttttttttcataatatTCGTTTTATCAGTGCTACTGTTTAGCTTACATCAGTCCTTCACTATTACTACTAACAAGTCGGTAAGCCTTGTCTTACCATGATATTGCTCCCCAGATTTTTCTCATTGTCAATGTTAACATGACATTTACTTTGGAATGTGGACTTCCAGCTCCAGTAATTGATGGTGAACGTCTGAAGAAATATGTGTTCTACAAGCTCCGAACTGAATTGCCAGAGGGTCCATTCTGCATTTTGTACATTCACACTACTGTGCAGTCAGATGACAACAACCCAGGGATGTCAATCTTGAGGACGATTTATGAGGAGCTTCCACCTGAATACAAAGAAAGGCTTCAAGTTTTCTACTTCTTGCATCCTGGACTTCGCTCCAGGTTGGCCATTGCCACTCTTGGCAGGCTATTCTTAAGTGGAGGGTCAGTACTCTTGCATATAATTCCCATGCACTACTAATTTTGAAGTAGCTTAAGTTCTTTCACAATGACACTTTAAACAAAATGAGAATGTCACAAAACTGAATGTAAGCCTCTTGCTGTACCCTAAACCCTAATGAAAATGCCATACTCATACACGTTATTTATCCCTGTTGAtcattttccttttgctgataaGACGAACACATCAAATAGAAGGTTTAATTAGAATATTGGTGGCCACCAGCTACTAGAGTAGTTTGAATACGACAACTTTTTTCATGTTGTGCCACATGAACTGCGAAGAAACATTGTGCTGCACCCAGTTATCTCATTGCTGCTGTCTtacaaattatgaattagatTGGTTTGTTTCTGACTTTTTGTTCTTAGTGCAGCTGGCTACAATTTGTTCAACTTTGGAATAAACATATTCCTGAGTCCTGACCTCTGTTAGTTATTCTGTTACAGGTTGTATTGGAAAATCAAGTACATTAGTCGACTAGAATATCTCTGGGGAGATATAAGAAAAGGGGTGGTTGAAATTCCAGATTTTGTTGTTGAGCACGATAAGATTCTTGAGCACCGACCATTGACTGATTATGGCATAGAACCTGATCCACTGCATCTAGCTTCTGTACCTGCTGTGGGATATTCGCTTGGAAGATTTGAAAATAAGTGGGCTCCTGAAGATCGATGGTATTCTCAAAATTACATGTGAACTGTTCTGTTGTAGCCAAAAGGCTTAAAAGATGATTGTATTTGTATAGTAATAGTGGACTGAGATTTGTAATGTCAGGTTAACGTGGAAACCTTTGCTTAAAAAGTTCTGTCTTAACCTTTTGTAAGACTTTTGAGCAGACGCAATATGCTGTGATTTTATAATCAGTGGTTTAGAGCTCTGGTTGATTTGCAACTTCGTGTCTGCTTATGTACCTGGTGATATGTTCAATTGTTCTTTATAAAACTTCCTTTTGCCTGCTTAGTtcctataaaaatatattatttgaTGATCAATTTCTCCTCCCATTTCTAGGTTTATGGGCTGACTGCATTTTAATGCAGGTGGTGACGTGGCACAAAGCTTTGTTAGTTTTGAAACTGAAAGCACTAAGCACCTACGATTTATATATTAGCAAGGAAACAGATAATTAACCCTATGCCACCTGATTCTGCAAAACATATTTAACCGATTACATCACGGCTGCTCTAAAAGCTGCCAAGTTATTATCCCAACAATTCACACATTGAATTCAACGCGAATATACCAAGAGAATGCAACTGTCGATATCTGGTAAAATGAACTTCAACCTAGATCTAGGACAGTTCGCGGCAACGCTTTgcggcagcaacaacagcacTGATCAGCGTTCCACGGAACGCACCCTTCTCGAGCTCCTGAACCCCAGCTATAGTAGTGCCTGCTGGTGAAGTGACCTGATCCTTCAGTTGGCCTGGATGTTTTCCTGTCTCGCTCACCATGGTTGCAGCACCGAGAACCTACAAAGCAGATAATAGATGAAGATGGTAAATGAGAAAGTGCAATAATAAACAGAAATCACTATAAAACAGAAGATAACGGTAGAGTAAATTGAATATGTAAAGCATAAAGGAACTCAGTTTATTGAAGCAAAATACAAACGTCTATCAGGAGACAGGTGACTTAAAAGCATATGCAAAGAGCAGAACTCAGTTTAATGTAATGAGCACTAACTGTTTGAGATGCAAGACCAAGTGCAAGGTCCCGAGGAAGCCCAGCAGCGACTCCACCATCAGCCATGGCCTCTATTGCTAAGAAAATGTAGGCCGGACCGCTACCA
This genomic interval carries:
- the LOC120672300 gene encoding protein GDAP2 homolog; the protein is MASGSAAAGESDFSVLVLGSDFATDAGAALLTHADREDWHDCLPDLSEAEADACFSDLEELQVVRVQGTDRAGRTIVRVVGKFFPAPVIDGERLKKYVFYKLRTELPEGPFCILYIHTTVQSDDNNPGMSILRTIYEELPPEYKERLQVFYFLHPGLRSRLAIATLGRLFLSGGLYWKIKYISRLEYLWGDIRKGVVEIPDFVVEHDKILEHRPLTDYGIEPDPLHLASVPAVGYSLGRFENKWAPEDRWYSQNYM